A stretch of Pseudorhodobacter turbinis DNA encodes these proteins:
- a CDS encoding excinuclease ABC subunit UvrA, with protein sequence MRGARVHNLKNIDLDLPRNALVVFTGISGSGKSSLAFGTLFAESQRRYLDSVSPYARRLIDQVGEPDVDSIEGLPPAVALQQQRGTPSARSSVGSVTTISNGLRMLYSRAGEYPRGQQILYADAFSPNTPEGACPRCHGIGRVFEVTEKLLVPDDTKTIRERAVAAWPPAWGGQNLRDILVSLGHNIDIEWKDLPRKTRDWILFTDETPTVPVYAGLTPAQTRVAQQREMSPSYMGTFSSAQRYVLHSFATTQSHRTKKRVSQFMQISECPDCEGKKLRRESLSVKFAGLDIGELSQLTLSELAERLRGTTTAKSMQDDLHPEKAIVAQRITSDILARVEALTTLGLGYLSLERGTPTLSPGELQRLRLATQIRSQLFGVVYVLDEPSAGLHPADTQALLGALDELKRAGNSLFVVEHDDSVIRHADWIVDIGPDAGTHGGEVVYNGPIEGLRDVKESHTGRYLFSADIAANRTPRHPTGWLKLEAVERNNLRGLDVAFPLGVLTTVTGVSGSGKSSLVSQALVELVSEALGQKRPVDAPSDEAELLERELETSTGGQISDGMAQVRRLVTVDQKPIGRTPRSNLATYTGLFDHVRRLFASTDAAKARRYDVGRFSFNVAKGRCPNCEGAGFVSVELLFLPSVYAPCPVCQGQRYNPKTLEITYRNKNIAEVLDLTVGEAHEFFADDPPVLRALEALLQVGLGYLRLGQPATELSGGEAQRIKLATELQRAQRSDTLYVLDEPTTGLHPADVTMLMAQLNGLVEAGNSVILVEHNMLVARNSDWIIDIGPGAGDEGGVVVAQGPPALVARSKASRTARFLFP encoded by the coding sequence GTGCGGGGCGCGCGCGTCCACAATCTTAAGAATATCGACCTTGATTTGCCGCGCAATGCGCTGGTGGTTTTTACGGGCATCTCCGGATCTGGAAAATCATCGCTTGCTTTCGGGACGCTGTTTGCGGAATCGCAGCGCCGCTATCTTGATTCCGTGTCGCCCTATGCCCGGCGGTTGATTGATCAGGTTGGTGAACCCGACGTCGATTCTATTGAGGGGCTTCCGCCAGCGGTAGCACTTCAACAACAGCGCGGCACGCCGTCGGCAAGGTCGTCGGTCGGCAGCGTCACGACGATATCCAACGGTCTGCGCATGCTCTATTCGCGGGCCGGAGAGTATCCGCGCGGTCAGCAGATACTCTATGCAGATGCCTTCTCGCCAAATACACCCGAGGGCGCCTGCCCACGCTGCCATGGTATCGGGCGGGTGTTTGAAGTAACCGAAAAGCTGCTGGTCCCCGATGATACGAAAACCATCCGGGAACGCGCCGTTGCCGCGTGGCCGCCCGCATGGGGAGGGCAAAACCTGCGCGACATCCTTGTTTCACTTGGGCACAACATCGACATCGAGTGGAAAGACCTGCCACGAAAAACGCGGGACTGGATCCTCTTTACCGACGAGACACCTACGGTGCCAGTCTATGCGGGGCTCACGCCCGCTCAAACCCGCGTGGCGCAACAGCGCGAAATGTCGCCCAGTTACATGGGAACTTTTAGCAGTGCGCAGCGTTACGTCCTGCATTCGTTTGCGACGACGCAAAGCCATCGCACCAAAAAACGCGTCTCGCAGTTCATGCAGATTTCCGAATGCCCGGACTGCGAGGGCAAAAAGCTGAGGCGCGAGTCGCTGTCGGTGAAATTTGCTGGTCTGGATATTGGAGAGCTGTCGCAGCTTACGCTGAGCGAGCTTGCCGAACGGCTGCGCGGGACTACCACCGCAAAATCAATGCAGGACGATTTGCATCCGGAAAAGGCCATTGTTGCGCAGCGCATTACCAGCGATATTTTGGCCCGCGTCGAAGCACTGACCACCCTTGGCCTTGGCTACCTGTCGCTTGAACGCGGCACGCCAACCCTGTCTCCGGGTGAATTGCAACGCCTGCGGCTGGCCACACAGATTCGCTCGCAGTTGTTTGGTGTGGTCTATGTTCTGGATGAGCCGTCGGCAGGGTTGCACCCGGCTGATACCCAAGCGTTGCTGGGCGCGCTGGATGAACTCAAACGCGCCGGTAATTCCCTGTTCGTTGTCGAACACGATGACAGCGTCATTCGACATGCCGACTGGATCGTGGATATCGGGCCGGATGCGGGAACACATGGCGGCGAGGTTGTCTATAATGGTCCGATAGAGGGCCTTCGCGACGTGAAGGAGTCGCATACCGGGCGCTATCTTTTCTCAGCCGACATCGCGGCAAATCGCACACCACGACATCCGACCGGCTGGCTGAAGCTGGAGGCGGTGGAGCGAAACAACCTTCGGGGTCTGGACGTCGCGTTTCCCCTCGGCGTTTTGACGACAGTCACTGGCGTGTCGGGTTCGGGTAAATCGAGCCTGGTCAGTCAGGCGCTTGTCGAACTCGTTAGCGAAGCCTTGGGGCAAAAGCGCCCCGTCGATGCCCCAAGTGATGAAGCCGAGCTGCTGGAGCGGGAACTGGAGACGTCAACCGGCGGACAGATTTCTGATGGGATGGCGCAGGTTCGGCGCTTGGTCACCGTTGATCAAAAGCCGATCGGGCGCACGCCGCGCTCCAACCTTGCCACATATACCGGCTTGTTTGACCACGTTCGCAGGTTGTTCGCGTCGACTGATGCCGCCAAGGCGCGCCGATACGATGTGGGTCGATTTTCGTTCAACGTCGCAAAAGGGCGTTGCCCGAACTGCGAAGGTGCCGGTTTTGTCAGCGTGGAGCTGCTGTTTCTCCCCAGCGTTTATGCGCCCTGTCCGGTGTGCCAAGGGCAGCGTTACAACCCCAAGACGTTGGAGATTACCTACCGCAACAAGAATATTGCCGAAGTGCTGGATCTGACTGTTGGCGAGGCTCACGAATTTTTCGCGGATGACCCCCCGGTTTTGCGGGCCCTTGAGGCTTTGCTGCAAGTCGGCCTTGGCTATTTGCGTCTCGGTCAGCCCGCGACCGAGCTTTCGGGTGGCGAAGCACAGCGGATCAAACTCGCAACCGAGCTGCAACGCGCGCAGCGTAGTGACACGCTTTATGTGCTGGATGAACCAACCACCGGGTTACATCCTGCGGACGTGACCATGCTGATGGCGCAATTGAATGGGCTGGTTGAGGCTGGAAACTCGGTCATCTTGGTGGAACACAATATGCTGGTTGCCAGAAACAGCGACTGGATCATCGACATTGGCCCCGGTGCTGGCGATGAAGGCGGCGTGGTCGTCGCGCAAGGCCCGCCTGCGCTTGTGGCAAGGTCGAAAGCCAGCCGAACCGCCCGCTTTTTGTTCCCGTAG
- a CDS encoding quinone oxidoreductase family protein yields the protein MKAIKFHETGGPGVMQYEDIKLDAPGPGQVRLRHTAIGLNYLDTYFRSGAYPLPLPSGLGTEAAGVVEAVGEGVAVLKVGDRVAYGAGPIGSYAQARNMPANRLSKLPDTISDETAAAMMLKGMTVRYLLRETYKVKAGDTILWHAVAGGVGLIAVQWAKHLGVRVIGTTSSPEKAAIAKSFGCDEVINYTTENVAERVRELTGGKGVPVVYDGVGQATLNASLDSLSPFGLLVNFGSASGAVKSFDVGVLAAKGSLYLTRPSLNTYVESDEALQANVADLFDVVGSGAVKIEVNQTYALADAARAHQDLEGRKTTGSTILLP from the coding sequence ATGAAAGCGATCAAATTTCACGAAACTGGCGGCCCGGGTGTCATGCAATATGAGGACATCAAGCTGGATGCTCCGGGCCCCGGCCAGGTGCGATTGCGCCACACCGCCATCGGGTTGAACTATCTCGATACCTACTTTCGCTCCGGCGCCTATCCTCTGCCCTTGCCGAGCGGTTTGGGGACTGAGGCAGCCGGCGTGGTCGAAGCGGTTGGTGAAGGCGTCGCCGTCCTTAAAGTAGGCGATAGGGTTGCCTATGGTGCGGGGCCGATCGGGTCTTATGCACAAGCGCGCAATATGCCGGCCAACAGGCTTAGCAAACTGCCTGATACAATTTCGGATGAAACGGCAGCTGCGATGATGCTGAAGGGCATGACAGTGCGCTATTTGCTGCGGGAAACCTACAAGGTCAAAGCAGGCGACACGATTTTGTGGCATGCTGTTGCTGGCGGTGTTGGTCTGATTGCTGTGCAATGGGCAAAACATCTGGGTGTCAGGGTTATTGGCACCACAAGTTCGCCCGAAAAGGCTGCGATTGCAAAGTCCTTCGGCTGTGACGAGGTGATAAATTACACTACGGAAAACGTGGCGGAACGGGTGCGTGAACTGACGGGCGGCAAGGGTGTGCCGGTGGTTTACGATGGTGTCGGACAGGCAACGCTTAACGCTTCGCTCGACAGTCTTAGCCCGTTCGGTCTGTTGGTCAATTTCGGTTCTGCGTCCGGGGCGGTGAAGAGTTTTGATGTGGGCGTCTTGGCGGCAAAAGGCTCGCTTTATCTGACCCGCCCATCGCTGAACACATATGTGGAATCCGATGAGGCCTTGCAAGCCAACGTGGCTGATCTGTTTGATGTGGTTGGGTCAGGTGCTGTCAAGATTGAGGTCAACCAGACCTATGCGTTGGCAGATGCCGCCCGGGCGCATCAGGATTTGGAAGGCCGCAAAACGACCGGCTCAACCATTTTATTGCCATAG
- the fghA gene encoding S-formylglutathione hydrolase, with product MSLENTSVNKSYGGWTKHYSHHSEVLNCDMRFAIYLPPQTANGQKVPVVYFLSGLTCTDENFIQKAGAQRMAAELGIAIVAPDTSPRGDDVADDEAYDLGKGAGFYVNATQAPWNRHYQMYDYVMNELPQLVEATFPVTDHRSIFGHSMGGHGALVMALRHPDRFKSVSAFSPIGNPVDCPWGQKAFTAYLGEDRSTWAEYDASLLMRKASGAVPALVDQGEADNFLAEQLKPETLEAAAKASGYPLELNRREGYDHSYYFIASFIDDHLRFHAKHLSA from the coding sequence ATGTCACTCGAAAACACGAGCGTTAACAAAAGCTATGGTGGCTGGACAAAGCATTATTCTCATCATTCAGAAGTGCTGAACTGCGATATGCGGTTCGCGATCTATCTGCCGCCTCAAACGGCAAACGGGCAAAAGGTGCCTGTAGTTTATTTCCTGTCCGGGCTTACCTGCACCGACGAAAACTTCATCCAGAAGGCCGGTGCGCAGCGTATGGCTGCGGAACTGGGCATTGCGATTGTCGCACCGGACACCAGCCCGCGCGGCGACGATGTTGCCGACGATGAGGCTTATGATCTCGGTAAAGGAGCGGGATTCTATGTCAACGCGACGCAGGCCCCGTGGAACCGTCACTATCAGATGTATGACTACGTAATGAACGAACTGCCACAACTGGTTGAGGCGACATTCCCTGTCACCGACCATCGTTCTATTTTTGGGCATTCGATGGGCGGTCACGGTGCATTGGTAATGGCGCTGCGCCATCCGGACCGATTTAAATCCGTGTCCGCGTTTAGCCCGATCGGCAATCCAGTTGATTGTCCTTGGGGACAGAAAGCGTTTACCGCTTATCTCGGTGAGGATCGCAGCACATGGGCCGAATACGACGCCAGCCTGCTGATGCGCAAAGCCTCTGGCGCCGTTCCCGCACTTGTCGATCAGGGCGAGGCCGACAATTTCCTTGCTGAACAGCTAAAGCCGGAAACACTGGAAGCGGCGGCAAAGGCCAGCGGCTATCCTCTGGAGCTGAACCGTCGCGAGGGCTATGATCACAGCTATTACTTCATCGCCAGCTTCATCGACGATCACCTGCGGTTCCACGCGAAGCATCTGAGCGCCTAA
- a CDS encoding GFA family protein, giving the protein MSSSYTGGCDHVHIKATAEPIDNHVCHCNVCKSVTGQQTTHVAFFNHGDLLVDHPEKMNRQPFNKDNPDGPLELCTCADCGAALMLDDKQKRIRVAVPNVMGYNVATFPDPTYHAFYDTSKGYAEPSDGRPVYEGLRPEFVWPKPE; this is encoded by the coding sequence ATGTCCAGTTCCTACACCGGTGGTTGCGACCATGTTCACATCAAAGCCACAGCAGAACCAATCGACAACCATGTCTGTCATTGCAATGTCTGCAAGAGCGTGACCGGCCAGCAAACCACGCATGTTGCATTCTTCAATCATGGTGATCTTTTGGTCGATCACCCCGAAAAGATGAACCGTCAGCCGTTCAACAAGGACAATCCCGACGGCCCGCTGGAGCTTTGCACCTGCGCCGATTGCGGGGCTGCCCTTATGCTCGACGACAAACAAAAACGCATCCGTGTCGCGGTGCCGAATGTTATGGGCTACAACGTGGCAACGTTCCCCGATCCCACCTATCACGCGTTTTACGACACCTCGAAAGGTTACGCAGAACCATCGGACGGTCGTCCGGTTTATGAAGGGCTGCGTCCAGAATTTGTCTGGCCCAAACCCGAGTAA
- a CDS encoding S-(hydroxymethyl)glutathione dehydrogenase/class III alcohol dehydrogenase, whose translation MIKSRAAVAWAVNQPLSIEVIDVMPPQKGEVRIRIIATGVCHTDAFTLSGDDPEGIFPVVLGHEGGGIVESIGEGVTSVAVGDHVIPLYTPECGECKFCKSGKTNLCQKIRETQGKGLMPDGTTRFFKDGKPIFHYMGCSTFSEYTVLPEISLAKVNPEAPLEEVCLLGCGVTTGMGAVMNTAKVEEGATVAIFGMGGIGLSAVIGATMAKASRIIVIDINESKFDLARKLGATDFINPKNYDKPIQDVIVELTDGGVDYSFECIGNVNVMRSALECCHKGWGESVIIGVAGAGQEISTRPFQLVTGRVWRGSAFGGVKGRSELPEYVERYMKGEFALNDFITHTMGLEDINQAFDLMHEGKSIRTVIHFDK comes from the coding sequence ATGATCAAATCCCGCGCCGCCGTCGCATGGGCCGTCAACCAGCCCCTCTCAATCGAAGTGATTGACGTCATGCCGCCGCAAAAAGGCGAAGTGCGCATCCGCATTATTGCCACCGGTGTATGCCACACAGACGCATTCACGCTGTCGGGTGACGACCCGGAAGGTATTTTTCCAGTTGTGTTGGGCCATGAGGGCGGCGGCATTGTCGAATCCATCGGCGAAGGTGTTACCAGCGTTGCCGTGGGCGACCATGTGATCCCGCTTTACACACCCGAATGTGGCGAGTGTAAGTTCTGCAAATCCGGCAAGACCAACCTCTGCCAGAAGATCCGCGAAACCCAAGGCAAGGGCCTGATGCCCGACGGCACTACCCGTTTTTTCAAGGACGGCAAGCCGATCTTTCACTATATGGGCTGCTCGACCTTCTCGGAATACACCGTGCTGCCGGAAATCTCGCTGGCCAAGGTGAACCCCGAAGCCCCGCTGGAAGAGGTTTGCCTGTTGGGCTGTGGCGTCACCACCGGCATGGGCGCGGTAATGAACACCGCCAAAGTCGAAGAAGGTGCGACCGTCGCAATCTTTGGCATGGGTGGTATTGGTCTGTCGGCAGTCATTGGTGCAACCATGGCCAAGGCCAGCCGGATCATCGTGATCGACATTAATGAGAGCAAGTTTGATCTGGCCCGCAAACTGGGTGCGACCGACTTCATCAACCCCAAGAACTACGACAAGCCAATTCAGGACGTGATTGTCGAACTTACTGACGGCGGCGTTGACTATTCGTTCGAATGTATCGGCAACGTCAATGTCATGCGCTCGGCGCTGGAATGCTGCCACAAGGGCTGGGGTGAATCTGTCATCATCGGTGTTGCGGGCGCAGGTCAGGAAATCTCCACCCGTCCGTTCCAATTGGTGACAGGCCGCGTTTGGCGTGGGTCGGCATTTGGTGGCGTCAAGGGCCGGTCGGAGCTGCCCGAATATGTCGAGCGCTACATGAAAGGCGAGTTTGCGCTGAATGATTTCATCACCCACACCATGGGTCTTGAGGACATCAACCAAGCGTTTGATTTGATGCACGAAGGCAAAAGCATCCGCACCGTCATCCACTTCGACAAGTAA